ctattcTCCTAAAACTCATTCATTAGTTCATTTTTTCCAGATCAACTCCCAGCCTCCGCCAGACGATAAAGCATGTTTCCAAGGCAACAGAGTGGATGCCAACGGTTGCTGTGAGCTACCCCGATTTGTTGCTCGAGAGATCAACACCAAATGTGATGAAGAGTTTAAACCGTTGAGTCCACGTCTTCCTCCGGAGGTTCAGGCTTATGAAGGATCTGTAGACGATTCATTGCTATTTAGCtaattagaactgaaataaaACATCTCCATTATTTACAGTGCGTCATCGAGTGCCTTTTCAACGTGACCGGTATGTTCAAAGACGGGAAGCTGCAGCAGGACAAGATCGCCCAGCAGCTTAAGAAAACGATCGGTGTCGATAGGAATTTTGCTCCGTTGCTCGGCGGTATCGTGACCGATTGCTACAGGCTTGTCATGGACAATCCGGCAAACAGCTTCAAACCCATCCCCGTTAAACCGGGAAGACCCGGCTGCAGCTTTATCCCACAGGCGTACATGAATTGCGTGAAAAGTGAGCTTTTTGAGGTAAAGTGTGCCATAATGATAGAATGGTGACAATTAATAAGAAAATATTTGCAGAACTGCCCAAAAGCGAATTGGACGGCAGCTGACGGATGCGATCTACTGAAGCAAAAATTAAACGTTGGCTGCTCCTACTACTCGATTATGATCGGAAAGAAAGGATTGAAGTCGTGAAAGGCTTGATTTAGAGAAATATATTAACTTTTTCGCATGTCGGTAaaactttttcttctttctgggcTTACGTTCCAGCTAGGACAGAGTTTCagtcttagtgttcttatgagcacttccacagttaataactgagagctttttttgccacgCATTTATCCATTTTTGCACTTGTTTATCGTGTGGCTTGTAAgaatgccctgggaagtcgaaaaatgTGCAACCAGAAAGATCGtcaaccggtgggatttgaacccacgccCCTTCAACTTGGTATTGCTTCACGCTTACCGCTACGCCTATCTGGACCCAGTAAAACAATTAAGGCCTATATTTATTAGAGCTGTATTGGATATCACGCAACCTTTGCAAtggagtttttatttttatccctaAGAtgcatactgcccataactgcatatttgtaacatttgacaaaagtaGGCTTTGAGGAAATGAAACAAAGttagtgacataagttagtaaccaaatgctgtttttccatacaaaatgcccaagtttggggtgttGCATCTCAGCTTCtagtagtccgaattggctgaaatttgaatgacgaacttgatttgcctgtaagggaattattacattccagtcattttacatatagtttcagagggttgttcaaagacaaaagtaagtaccCAGGTAAAGGTGACTGTCTCTGGAGTATGGGCTCGTATACCCTGTATCCACGGGTGGGACGGCCGTTCTGACTGCAAGGCTGATAGGACGCAGGCAGAATCGGTGATGATGAGGATTGGAGCACTCGCTGGTGAGATGGCTGCATAAAAGATGGCCGCTACTTCGGCAGAGAAAACCGAACACTCAGTTGGAAGACTTTGACAGAGTGTCAAATCAGCGCCAGAGATGCCGATACCTACTCCACGCTGCGAAAGAGAGCCGTCTGTGTAACGGTGTAAGTGTTCCGGGTATTTAGTGAGCAGAAGTTCCAGTACAGACGCTCTAAGCACCGTAGAGTCATCGCCACTACGGAAGGTCTTTTTTAACTGCTCGTCTATGATTAGAGGGGAGCCTGCCAACTGCTCGCTCCATGCCAGTGTACTCTAGCCACAGGGGGAAGACTGGAATTGGCAATCTCACGAAGGATACGATCAGCTTGATCAAAGAGAGCGACTCTATCGTTTCCAGCTGTTTCTGAAGCGTAAGTAGCCGCCTTGCGGCAGATGTCTGCGTGCACTCGATGGCGGAATGGGAGGATACTAGCTTCTGCACAGGCTGCGTCGGCAGGGGTTGATGGAAGTAAACCGGAGATAGTGCGGACGTACCCGTTGAAAATCGGTGAGAGGATTTCATGCAGATTTCGTTGACTCAAACAGCTGATCTCGAGACGTAAAGTAGCCTGCTATCTACGAGAGCTTGTGCTACCCTGAAGCGCGTGGATCGATTGTTGGATCTATGTGGCTTAGATATCGTTTTAATGATGTTCAGACGGGAACGACAGTTCGTTTTGACAGCATTGAAATGCTCCTTAAACTGCAGATTACGGTCAATCAAATTCTTAAAGTCCTGACAGTTTTACTGTTTGGAATGGGTTGCCCGTCAATTTTGATTCCTGGACTCACTAGTTTGTGTCGCGAGTTACAAACATGGCCGGGACGCTTTTAGCTGCGGAGAGGGAAAAATAAACAGAAGAAGCCATTTGTGTACTGCCGTTACTGCCAGTGAAACGAGGTCTGCATGCTGTCCTTTTGTCCACGCATCATGAAGGAGGTCTCCAAGGGAGGCGAAGTAAGAGTCAGTTCCGTATCCCGGCCTGAAGGCATGTCGATGTCCGAGGCGACCATCCGCTTTGAACTGCTCGGTTAACAATTCTTTCGACCATCTTCAAGAGGCAACACATTAGAGATATGGGACGATATTTAGATGTGTCCGGAAAGGCCACGTTGGTTTTGGAAATAGGGATGACGAGACTTTCTCTCCATTTGTCCGGGAATGAGCGCTGGTGCCACATACTATTGATTAGCTCAAACAGTTTCGCTTTACCTCCGAGAGAGAGGTTTTTTATGAGGGGATAGCCAATACCGTCGGGGCCGGCGGTTTACCAGTACTAGACCCGAGGGCAAAGTTGAGCTCTCGCATGGAGAAGGAGCAATTTAACTGAGAGGTGCCATGGTCCTCCGAATCACGAATTAGATAAACTAGATTGGTTGTTAGCAATTCTTTGGCGGAAAACTGGATCGTATACATCGATGCTGACTAGCCTACCGAAGTAATTTCCCAGGGCTTCGGCAACCGCAGAAAGCTCGGTGATCGTTGACCCTTGGATGTCCAGGGAAATTGGCGTGATTTTCCTTTTACCACTTTGAGCGTTAATTTTCCCCCATAAATCTGCCGAAGTTTGGGAAGAATTCATGGAATCAAGAATTCTTCCCATGATAACCGCTTGGCTGTCCTTATGGTGGAACGAATTTTATGTTGACGGTTCGGTAAATCCTGAGTTTATCTTCTTTCTCCGGATGGTCGTTGGAAAGCCTTTTAAGTGCTCTCAGGGCTTTCCGGCGTGCTTTGACAATGGAGCAAGTGTCGTCAGACCACCAGCAAGAGCTTTCCTTCTGGTCTGCTGCTGCTTTTGGGGATGGCTGAGGCAGCTGCCTTTGTAATAACATTGGAAAAGCTGGTTAAAGAAGCAGCTCATCTTCTAATTCGAGAATATGATTGATGTTTGACTGGTAGATTTGCCCAGTCCGCACGATCGTAACACCACCTGAGGCGTCTGGTGATTGGCGGGCCGTGACCGCTGCAGAAATCTGAATCGAataatgatcactaccatgcaAGTCGGCGCAAGCTTGCCATAGGAACTTGTAAGCTATGGAGCGACTTGCCATTGATAAATCTATGGACGAAGCGATACGGCCGTTTTAGAAGGTGGGTGAACCGTCATTTAAGGATACCATGTCCGAACCTTCTAGGGCGTCAAGGATAGCTGTTCCGCGTGGATCTGTCCTATCGCCACCCAGATTTGATGGTGCGCATTGAAATCTCCAAGGAGCAGTCGGGGCTCTGGAGTAGTCCTGATTATGTTTAAGATTTTTCTCTTTGATTCCAGAGAGGGAGCCGCAAGGAAGGTATCAGTTAATGATCGTTAGCCTAAAGCTACCAACTAATCGAACAGCTAAAATGGGTAAGTCACTGTCGATTTCTTAATTTCGAAGGGACGCCGAGGGCCACGGGTGTGCCGCACGTTCCTGCTTTTCTTCATTGTCCATCTGTATTTTCCGCTGAGGGGAGCGGTTCATAGCGGTAGTTGACGTACGATTTCGCTCCTGCAGAGCAATAACTCAAGGGAAACTGACGTGTGTCAAAACCTCTAGATTGCTCAGATTGTGATAGAAACCGTTAATGCTCCACTAGAGGCAGAACTTGGTGGGATCGGGTAGAGTTGGTGTAGGGAACCGGGATCGGAAATCACAGTTCTCGGATGGTGAGTTTTTTGAGTGGGTTGATGAAGACGATGTATCTTTGCTGTTCTCAGAGTGATGGCTGGGTAAATTCGGAGGAGTTATAGCAGCGGAACGATTCATCGAGTCCCCACCAGAGGGAATACTCCGGAGATCCTGACGAACAGGCGGGATTGCATTTGCTAGGGAAACTTCATCGAGCATATGAAGGGAACCCGAATAATTCTTGCTTCCTAGGTTCAAGTGCCCGGGCACTCAAACGTTGAGGGTCAACATCGGTGGTTGGTCACCCAAAAGCAGTGGAATAGGGCGTACAGCTAATGTGATAGCGGCCAGTGGTTGCGTCGGAGTTGATTTGTTCGGAGAAAGGGGCCGGTTATCCAAAGTTACGATAAAGATgagcgtggccgggaatagcaatgTTCATTTTTTTGGTATTCTTATTTATGATTGGATCAAGGTTCACTTCCCAGCTGTTCTGAAAGCAGTCTAGATGAGATTATAAATAAAGGAATACTAacattgctagtatccaatctacgaagtatatcGTAACTACCGGTAACGCTATATTTTCGTGCTGTAGGATAaagaatcactatatcttgcttcattaacAAATTGTTACAGATGTCTCTAATTTAGCGAAGTATTTagcgaaagagaggatcgatgaagagaaatcgctcatgtCAGTTAGGCCCTTATGCAGTAACAGAGTAGAAATCTTAATTTGGTCAGCCATAGTTTATATCTAGTaacttttcgaatatttttgtatGCTTAAGTTTCATAAGGTTGGTGTCTCTTGATAAATGACTAAACATACAATACACATACAGTACATTTCCTAACCACGCAGCACTTTATTTATGCTACTTCACATTTATTGTTTATCAGCGTACCATCTATCACTCATTAATATTAACCACTGACTATCGATGAAAACGAACATCCTGTTGTAATTTTCTCATTCAAACGCTGACATTCGGTTGCATTGTTCCACTTTTTCTGGGACAATTCTAAAACAGACCAACACAATTGAGGTACTCACAAAACACCGGCATCACTTCCGTATGCTCACCTGAAACAGATCAATCTTGATGCAATTCATCAAAGCAGGCGGCAGGAAGCTGCACCCTTCGCGTTCTGGGATAGGCGATACCGGGGTTGCCAGAAACTGGGGATCCTTCGAAATGATTGGATAACAGTGGTCGATGCTGCTGTTGAGCAACGGCAAGAAAGCCTTCGCATTGGCAGTCGTTGTAAGGATCGCTTTCCGGATTGCTTCGATGTTAAGCGTATTGTTCTTTTCGTTGTAACCGCCGATGGTGGTGAAGATGCATTGAGTGACGCACTGAAATCAGACATTAGGAATCATTACAggaacatttgatgatttggcTATTATTACCGATCCTTCGGTCTTCCGTACTCCTGGTGGAACTCTCGGACTGAGGGCCTTATACTTGCTGTTGCACATGTCTGCAATGGACTTTTCCATCATTCGAGGAAGAGGGCAGCATTCTGCCGCTGTCTTTTGGTTTCCTTGGTAGCATGTTTTGTTTTCAGCCGGAGGTTGGCCCAAAAccttaaaaaatatacaaagtAAATTTTGTCAATCATCACTAATGGAAATACATCTTACCGAGGAAGCCAACATGAGTCCTATTATGAAAATATCCATCGTAGTTATCGCTGGTCTGCGACATTTTGTCAGTGCTTTTAAGTAAGCAATTTGCTAAATCATTCTTTTTTGTAGACGTGCGCACTCGTTGCTAAACCAATTTCGCCATGAAATAGCTGATAAGTATCAATATTAACAGCTctaaatgaaaaattataaattttattgcgaTTCGGATTAACCAATCAGAGTTCATTCAGAATCAAAACAGGTTTAGCAGCACTCAATGGCAAACAAATTGTTAGCATTGTGTTTTTCGAGCATTGTTCTCTTTGCTTTGGTAAGAAGTTTATATCAATTCATCATTCAAACAACATGCCTTGACTAATTTTAAACCAGAGCGTAACAGATGTCCTAATGATGAACGAGAGTTTATGCCGCAATAACACGGTTCTGGCTCGAAACTGCTGTCGTCTGCCCGGAATCATCAATCAGTCAATCGTGGACGATTGCGACGATAAGTTTCCTCACCATGCGCCAGCAAAGCCTGGAGTCAAACGAGCGGAAGGATCAGTAGGCGTCTCGTAATATTGTTTTATGAGAAATGGCCTACTTAAtcgtgatgtttttttttttgtcagtgtgTCGTTGATTGCATGTACAAAACGATCGGAGCGTTCCAAAATGGCACCCTAGATTTGGATATCACCCTTCAGCACATCTCGCAGACAGTTGGTCAATATCCGAATTTCGAGCCTTTGGTGAATGAGACAGTGTCCTGGTGTTATCGAAATGTTACAGAGAATCCGGCGCTGCAGAATAGCGTTGGATGTAGCTTTATCCCGCAGGAGATGAACGATTGTGTTAAGAAAATGCTTTTCATGGTATGTATCTAACCAGCGATCGAAAAACATTTGgattcaaagatttattatcatttggaGTCGAGAAATGGccgagcggttagtgtcgtcaggcaatgagcgcatcgtgtcatggggtgtgggttcgattcccgcttcagccattgaaacttttcgtcaggaatgtttctagGCTGTatcattggagcatgcttgtcccgtagtctagtgttaagtaacagtctgtgcagctaaatggctgaagacggtgtccgtgtctttttaaatgacaatacagtaatgtcccgattttgtcagccccatgctgagtttagggttgacaaaatcagAAAGAGTTAAAAtcggggaaaacaaaaaaatttcgactgatttcaagttttattttaacttaaggacttagttttaATATAAACATTGTGTTTTTACTTCAATTTTCTATATACCGTGAtgcaaggtaacattgatcagtttcatgaataattattgaaaatttcagatttcaaaattttggtctttatatgattgtatagacgtgaccaaggtcataattgactttatgcacacaatattgccagtatagacgagcttactctgattaaaataaatatcaattttgaggttgacaaaatcgggctaaaaggatgctaaaatcgggggtagacaaaatttGGTTAAAAAAGGTGCTAATatcgggggtagataaaatctGGGTGGTGGTGATAGACAAAAtctggggctgacaaaatcgggtcattactgtatcaTGTGAAAATGGTGTTATGGGAAgaatgcacttcaacagaaaagtaatcgcctatctagATGCATGGAAATGcttaagaaaagcatttttctttgatcgcagtacgcagttgaaaagaaatgtcaatttgaatggggctcactgtagaaaatttcttgaccatttctttccgcagaattttttacttttcttgagctgaacagcatacctagctttatGAAGTTGATAAGCTTTTGCAAGGAAACCATCAAAGCAATCCAGAAAACATATTGTATTGTCTTCATCTGTTTTTATGAATCTAAATTCACTTTTATAAGAGTTGATCTTGGAGTTGACTGTAAATCGATACTTTTGAACTAGATTCAATAATCTTTCGTTTGTTTTCAGAGCTGTCCGCCTTCAAACTGGACCACCAAAGTGGAATGTGACGACCTGAAAGGCAAAATTGTGGAAGGGTGTTCTTATTCCAGTTTATATTGAATATTTGATATTTTAATCTTTTAACCACCAGCACAAAACCAGTTTGAAAgagtaataaattaataaacacGATGAACATATTCGAAAACTGTATTCCGAACACATTTacaatataatttaaatttacatcagttttgtttgaaaatcccaaaaaagaaagctgaagaaatccttgataaaatccagaaaaaatattgagttatttttttaagaaaattttggaaGCTTTCGTGTAGGATTTCTATAGggaacatgtagaaaaatcactgGGAGGTCTTTTTGACATATCTAATGAAATTTCTCAATGAGCATTGCTGAAATCGACTTTCTGATGAGGTCTTTGAAAGAATctagaaaaatatttagagGAATCCTGAGGGATGTTCCTGAAGTAAAGTTTAGGATTCCTAAATAGAGCTTCTTTATGCATTTtctgaattcttggagaaattccgtaGGCagaataaacaatttcaaaaccaaaaaaggAATTGTTTTAGTGTTTTCCATCCTGTagcaattccttaaaaaaaaacatccttaAATCCTATAAGAATTTTTTGACGAATTCTTGGGAAAATTAGTGAACAAATTAGCAAAAGTATTGACttatgaagagaaattcattggAGACATTTTAAGacgaggggccttccttagccgtgtggttagagtccgcggcttcaaagcaaagccatgctgaaggtgactgggttcgattcccggtcggtccaggatcttttcgtaatggaagtttccttgactttctgggcatagagtataatcgtacctgccacacgatataccaatgcggaaatggcaactttggcaaagaaagctatcagttaataactgtgtgaagtgctcataagaacactaagctgagaagcaggcttgtAGTAGGCTATGGTGAATGATTCTATAATTAAGCAGGCTATGACTATGACAATTGACGAAACTAAGACCATTATTGAATAAACCATTGAAAAGAGTACATCGTTGTCTTAATATTCCCTACAAGTCTCTGTCCAGGTgagaac
The DNA window shown above is from Aedes aegypti strain LVP_AGWG unplaced genomic scaffold, AaegL5.0 Primary Assembly AGWG_AaegL5_hic_scaff_1264_PBJ_arrow, whole genome shotgun sequence and carries:
- the LOC110680378 gene encoding general odorant-binding protein 67-like; this encodes MVRLLIPLFINSQPPPDDKACFQGNRVDANGCCELPRFVAREINTKCDEEFKPLSPRLPPEVQAYEGSCVIECLFNVTGMFKDGKLQQDKIAQQLKKTIGVDRNFAPLLGGIVTDCYRLVMDNPANSFKPIPVKPGRPGCSFIPQAYMNCVKSELFENCPKANWTAADGCDLLKQKLNVGCSYYSIMIGKKGLKS
- the LOC110680381 gene encoding uncharacterized protein LOC110680381, producing MDIFIIGLMLASSVLGQPPAENKTCYQGNQKTAAECCPLPRMMEKSIADMCNSKYKALSPRVPPGVRKTEGSCVTQCIFTTIGGYNEKNNTLNIEAIRKAILTTTANAKAFLPLLNSSIDHCYPIISKDPQFLATPVSPIPEREGCSFLPPALMNCIKIDLFQVSIRK
- the LOC110680380 gene encoding general odorant-binding protein 67-like, translating into MANKLLALCFSSIVLFALSVTDVLMMNESLCRNNTVLARNCCRLPGIINQSIVDDCDDKFPHHAPAKPGVKRAEGSCVVDCMYKTIGAFQNGTLDLDITLQHISQTVGQYPNFEPLVNETVSWCYRNVTENPALQNSVGCSFIPQEMNDCVKKMLFMSCPPSNWTTKVECDDLKGKIVEGCSYSSLY